A stretch of Nitrospira sp. DNA encodes these proteins:
- a CDS encoding tyrosine-type recombinase/integrase, with the protein MPDQSVTSPAAPPSALDYDEAATWVAQYLSACEVELAAETLDTYRRKLSRFLSWWAGLTPRPLCTAQLAFRYARHLQDQAGSSRSHNLHFAVLRRWGWYLVTQGRLETNPWQRVVPPRQPVQLSTDWLVFREIKQLLQSFDCEKLSQHRDAVLCRLMLKTGARETELARARLKDLRPIGPDGTEAWLTLQSKGKQTEEPVLIVASLKQDLDDYLRRRYPSGAYPPDAPLFTTYTDDDERPMPPREMRRRITAALRRAGIKRPGITPLSLRHTAGKQALAKKAPPVAVQEMLRHEHIRTTKRLIDQEHRRATAAERFLSHY; encoded by the coding sequence ATGCCTGACCAGTCTGTCACCTCCCCTGCGGCTCCCCCATCGGCCCTCGATTATGACGAGGCTGCCACCTGGGTCGCACAGTATCTCTCGGCCTGTGAGGTCGAACTCGCCGCCGAGACCCTCGACACCTATCGGCGGAAACTCTCGCGGTTTCTCTCCTGGTGGGCGGGCCTCACCCCCCGTCCACTCTGTACCGCGCAATTGGCGTTTCGCTATGCCCGTCACCTCCAGGACCAAGCCGGCTCCAGTCGATCCCACAATCTCCATTTTGCCGTCCTCCGACGCTGGGGCTGGTATCTCGTCACGCAAGGACGTCTCGAGACCAATCCGTGGCAGCGGGTCGTGCCCCCACGCCAACCGGTCCAGTTGTCGACCGACTGGTTAGTCTTTCGGGAAATCAAACAGCTCTTACAGAGTTTCGACTGTGAGAAACTCAGTCAGCACCGTGACGCCGTCCTCTGCCGGCTGATGTTAAAAACCGGCGCGCGAGAAACGGAACTGGCGCGGGCCCGTCTCAAGGATCTCCGGCCCATCGGGCCGGATGGAACAGAAGCCTGGCTGACGCTACAGAGCAAAGGGAAGCAGACAGAGGAACCCGTGCTCATCGTGGCGTCGCTCAAACAGGATCTGGATGATTATCTGCGGCGACGCTATCCGAGCGGCGCCTACCCTCCCGACGCGCCCCTCTTCACCACGTACACGGACGACGACGAACGGCCGATGCCGCCGAGAGAAATGCGACGCCGCATCACGGCCGCCTTGCGCCGCGCCGGGATCAAACGGCCGGGCATTACGCCCCTCTCCCTGCGGCACACCGCCGGCAAGCAGGCCTTGGCTAAAAAAGCGCCGCCGGTGGCCGTCCAAGAGATGCTGCGGCATGAACATATCCGCACCACGAAACGCTTGATCGACCAGGAACATCGCCGCGCCACGGCCGCCGAACGGTTTCTCTCTCATTACTAA
- the radC gene encoding DNA repair protein RadC: MPSRRSSRYTITTATAALSTAPPMPGPPLPDPVHQTRIPRIKLMAIREASLPYPARRISHSQHVFELLHDYFHGHDREEMLAILLDSKNCIIGLHTISIGSLTLSIVHPRETFKAAVLMNAAGLILAHNHPSGDATPSSEDRTLTARLTQAGDLLGIRVLDHVVVGDNRYVSFADQGWLVPTSSA; the protein is encoded by the coding sequence ATGCCCTCAAGACGTTCCAGCCGATACACGATCACCACCGCCACTGCTGCTCTTTCCACGGCACCCCCGATGCCAGGTCCTCCATTGCCCGATCCGGTTCATCAGACCCGTATCCCCAGAATCAAGCTCATGGCCATTCGAGAAGCCTCGCTTCCGTACCCAGCTCGGCGGATCTCCCATAGCCAACACGTCTTCGAGTTGCTCCACGACTACTTTCACGGCCATGATCGTGAGGAAATGCTCGCGATCCTTCTGGACAGCAAGAACTGCATCATCGGGCTCCATACCATCTCTATCGGCTCACTGACTCTGTCCATTGTGCATCCGCGCGAGACATTCAAGGCAGCTGTCCTCATGAACGCCGCCGGTCTGATTCTCGCCCACAATCATCCCAGCGGGGATGCCACGCCCAGCTCAGAAGATCGCACACTCACCGCGCGACTCACCCAAGCCGGAGATCTCTTGGGAATCAGGGTGCTCGATCATGTCGTGGTCGGCGACAACCGCTATGTCAGCTTTGCCGACCAGGGCTGGCTCGTACCGACCTCGTCCGCTTAA
- a CDS encoding zinc-ribbon domain-containing protein, translating into MRTSNPPQRRRASLSDRLPELAAEWHPTLNGALTFDRLSTASTIPVWWQCLRMPTHVWQASLKSRYSKHSGCRRCRLALRTYQGIAFCNRTLAVTSPAIAATWHPTKNGALTPHDVTLNSRYRAWWQCPIDPTHVFDTTVNNRRRSGCPYCAGHRIRKTSTRQRSADQLLTTLPHLAKEWHPDLNEDRTPANFSTGSALIVWWQCPRDNKHTYLASIRSRTRLKFPVSCPECRRIKRELIRLHREAHTPMVVR; encoded by the coding sequence ATGCGGACATCCAACCCCCCACAGCGACGACGAGCCTCGCTCAGCGACCGGCTGCCCGAGCTGGCCGCGGAATGGCACCCAACCCTCAACGGAGCGCTCACCTTCGACCGATTAAGCACCGCTTCCACCATTCCCGTCTGGTGGCAATGCCTCCGGATGCCCACACACGTTTGGCAGGCCTCGCTCAAATCCCGCTATAGTAAGCACAGCGGCTGCCGACGCTGCCGCCTGGCTCTGAGAACCTATCAGGGCATCGCGTTTTGCAACCGGACGCTGGCCGTCACATCCCCGGCGATCGCCGCCACGTGGCATCCCACAAAGAACGGCGCCCTCACCCCCCACGATGTCACCCTCAATTCACGCTATCGGGCGTGGTGGCAATGTCCGATCGATCCGACGCATGTGTTTGATACCACCGTCAATAATCGACGGCGGAGCGGATGCCCGTATTGTGCCGGCCATCGCATCCGAAAAACCAGTACGCGACAGCGCAGCGCTGACCAGCTGCTCACCACACTTCCGCACCTGGCGAAAGAATGGCATCCGGATCTCAACGAGGATCGCACCCCGGCGAATTTCTCCACCGGATCCGCACTCATCGTCTGGTGGCAATGTCCTCGAGACAACAAACACACCTATCTCGCCAGTATCCGTTCCCGAACCCGCCTGAAGTTCCCGGTCTCCTGCCCCGAGTGCCGACGCATCAAACGCGAGCTGATCCGCCTCCATCGGGAAGCGCATACCCCTATGGTAGTGAGGTAA
- a CDS encoding HU family DNA-binding protein, whose product MAKSLTKSQIADHLAQKSGLTKKAVIQFLADYAGLAYREAKNGFPINGLGKLVLRNRKARIGRNPQTGEEIKIPAKRVVKFRIAKAAKNAILGSK is encoded by the coding sequence ATGGCAAAATCCTTAACCAAATCCCAAATCGCCGATCATCTTGCACAAAAGTCAGGCTTGACGAAAAAAGCCGTCATCCAATTCCTTGCTGACTACGCCGGGCTTGCCTATCGAGAAGCCAAAAATGGTTTTCCGATTAACGGACTAGGAAAGCTTGTTCTCCGTAACCGGAAGGCCAGAATCGGACGCAATCCTCAAACCGGTGAAGAAATCAAGATTCCGGCCAAGCGGGTGGTCAAGTTCCGTATCGCCAAGGCAGCCAAGAACGCCATCCTCGGCAGTAAATAA
- a CDS encoding nucleotidyl transferase AbiEii/AbiGii toxin family protein, producing the protein MAGPLSNLPASIHQRLLNQAKEQDRPLQELLQYFAIERFLFRLSQSPHATRFYLKGALMLRLWDAPLSRPTIDVDLMGRQALSQEELAQVIKDVCVQKVLDDGCLFEAATVRVQPIRLEDQYGGIRVTFIAHIGKMRLNMQVDVGFGDVIVPGPIPIDFPALLDFPSPHLLAYSPESAIAEKFQAMVILDSANSRMKDFYDIWLLANARPFDGSVLSQALEATFTRRQTTFPDEIPTALTDRFVKDPIKQQQWKAFVRKGHLVAQQVSLSEVVELLRGFLLPPMRAVAKRAMFHRHWPAGGPWT; encoded by the coding sequence ATGGCCGGACCTCTGTCCAATCTTCCGGCATCGATTCATCAGCGGTTGCTCAATCAAGCCAAGGAGCAGGATCGGCCTCTTCAAGAGTTGCTCCAGTATTTTGCCATTGAACGATTCCTCTTCCGCCTCAGCCAATCGCCGCATGCCACCCGGTTTTATCTCAAGGGGGCGCTCATGCTTCGGCTCTGGGATGCGCCTCTGTCGCGCCCGACGATCGATGTCGATCTGATGGGGCGGCAGGCGCTATCCCAGGAAGAGCTGGCGCAGGTCATCAAGGACGTGTGTGTCCAAAAGGTGCTGGATGACGGATGCCTTTTCGAAGCCGCAACCGTGCGAGTCCAGCCCATTCGTCTTGAGGATCAGTACGGGGGCATCCGTGTCACGTTCATTGCCCATATCGGAAAGATGCGGCTCAACATGCAGGTGGATGTAGGATTTGGTGACGTCATCGTTCCAGGGCCAATTCCGATTGATTTCCCAGCGTTACTGGATTTTCCGTCACCCCATCTTCTGGCGTACTCTCCTGAGAGTGCGATCGCGGAGAAGTTTCAGGCGATGGTGATTCTGGATTCAGCGAATAGCCGCATGAAGGATTTTTATGACATTTGGCTGCTTGCCAACGCGCGTCCATTTGATGGCTCTGTCTTGAGCCAAGCGCTCGAGGCTACGTTCACACGGCGACAGACGACATTTCCGGATGAAATCCCCACCGCTTTGACAGATCGCTTTGTGAAGGATCCCATTAAACAACAGCAGTGGAAGGCCTTTGTCCGGAAAGGCCATCTTGTGGCGCAACAGGTGTCACTCAGTGAGGTCGTGGAACTACTTCGAGGCTTTCTCCTGCCTCCCATGCGAGCGGTTGCCAAGAGGGCGATGTTTCACCGTCATTGGCCAGCCGGCGGGCCTTGGACGTGA
- a CDS encoding type IV toxin-antitoxin system AbiEi family antitoxin domain-containing protein, giving the protein MKRVDLERRAEAVFRRHRGVLRTSQALKLGIHPRILYRLRDAGRLVSVTRGVYRLAELPEPSHPDLLVVARRVPQAVICLISALSFHDLTTQIPHEVHIALPRRTRYPRLDHPPLRVFLMTGAAYAEGVETHSIEGVPLRVYGPEKTVVDCFKFRNKIGIDVAVEALRLARERKHVTPRGLLRYARLCRVERVMRPYLEALT; this is encoded by the coding sequence ATGAAGCGCGTTGACCTGGAACGTCGAGCTGAAGCTGTTTTCCGCCGCCATCGAGGTGTGCTTCGGACCTCTCAGGCGCTGAAGCTGGGGATCCATCCACGCATTCTCTATCGCCTTCGTGACGCCGGGCGGCTTGTCTCTGTGACCCGGGGAGTGTACCGGCTGGCCGAACTGCCGGAGCCGAGCCATCCGGATCTCCTGGTCGTAGCGCGTCGAGTCCCTCAGGCGGTGATCTGTCTCATCTCGGCGCTGTCCTTCCATGATCTCACCACCCAAATTCCGCACGAAGTCCACATTGCGCTGCCTCGGCGGACCCGGTATCCACGGCTCGATCACCCTCCGCTTCGTGTGTTTCTGATGACGGGGGCCGCGTACGCTGAAGGGGTCGAAACGCATTCCATCGAGGGGGTCCCGCTTCGCGTCTATGGCCCAGAAAAGACAGTGGTGGACTGCTTTAAGTTTCGGAATAAAATCGGCATTGATGTGGCCGTCGAGGCGCTGCGACTGGCTCGTGAGCGGAAGCACGTAACGCCCCGTGGGCTGCTTCGGTATGCCCGTCTCTGCCGAGTTGAACGCGTCATGCGTCCGTATCTGGAGGCGTTGACATAA
- a CDS encoding DUF2997 domain-containing protein: MTTIRVLIKKSGAVTVDVVGGQGAACSTLTKRLEDALGQPSQQTIKPEFYQETVSQHDIIQS, encoded by the coding sequence ATGACAACGATCCGCGTACTGATCAAGAAATCCGGCGCCGTGACTGTTGATGTCGTCGGAGGACAAGGGGCCGCGTGCAGCACCCTCACCAAACGCTTAGAAGACGCACTTGGGCAGCCCTCACAACAAACCATCAAGCCGGAATTTTATCAAGAAACAGTCAGCCAACATGACATCATACAGAGTTAA
- the ssb gene encoding single-stranded DNA-binding protein, which translates to MAGFNKTVLMGNLTRNPELRFSPSGTPIASFGLGINRRWKQGEELKEEVTFIDIVVFGKQAEHCGQYLTKGNSVIVEGRIQQRRWETEDGQKRSKHEVVAQTVTFLPKGTHQPESHPAEDQEPEEVPA; encoded by the coding sequence ATGGCAGGATTCAACAAGACCGTGCTCATGGGCAATCTCACCAGGAACCCTGAATTACGATTCAGTCCATCTGGGACGCCGATCGCATCGTTTGGGCTTGGCATCAATCGTCGCTGGAAACAAGGAGAGGAACTAAAAGAAGAAGTCACCTTTATCGACATCGTCGTGTTTGGAAAACAAGCTGAACATTGCGGGCAATATCTGACAAAAGGAAACAGTGTGATCGTGGAAGGACGGATCCAACAGCGGCGCTGGGAAACTGAAGACGGTCAGAAACGAAGCAAACACGAAGTCGTCGCCCAAACCGTGACCTTCCTTCCCAAAGGAACCCACCAGCCAGAATCACATCCGGCGGAAGACCAAGAACCTGAAGAAGTCCCCGCCTAA
- a CDS encoding single-stranded DNA-binding protein has translation MLDKNTVTLIGRLTGNPDLRTITVNEEPASVRNFSVAVNGIRKKGRTDQPVEFIPISVFGKRAEACAANLTKGKMVSIEGALHFSKRKVGDKTVPVGEVRAHRVDWLTEKLPAPALSAAA, from the coding sequence ATGCTCGACAAGAATACTGTTACCCTCATTGGCCGTTTGACCGGAAATCCCGATCTGCGAACGATCACCGTCAATGAAGAGCCAGCCTCCGTCCGCAATTTCAGCGTTGCGGTCAACGGCATTCGGAAGAAAGGCCGTACGGATCAACCCGTGGAATTCATTCCCATCAGTGTCTTCGGGAAACGGGCTGAGGCCTGTGCCGCCAACCTCACCAAGGGGAAAATGGTGTCCATCGAAGGCGCCCTGCATTTCTCCAAACGCAAGGTCGGTGACAAAACCGTTCCGGTGGGAGAAGTCCGGGCCCACCGCGTCGATTGGCTCACAGAGAAACTGCCGGCGCCGGCACTCTCAGCGGCCGCTTAA
- a CDS encoding DUF1353 domain-containing protein: MTIETLLGLLNDRFTGFHTLWSFYISVSGALLAYVASTFTTAAASGVRIILIVAFAMFAAVNANALLDVRDQRENLASLANIRVASDLGAGLIKEPEAVVLRQFISKGEPHSFVRVLTFHVVSDLLVILVVWYVPGALARTKRALALSQTPVVPRNRRYLDPALISRDEPGNVWILGKNFPITTSMGTLIIPEGFRFDLASIPRAFWWLLAPFELSVAAPLVHDYLYSHAGKPSVPVSLSNESLPPPIRKSLSRADVDLLFLEIMKDEGVSFWRRYPAYAAVRVFGELSWAS, translated from the coding sequence ATGACAATCGAGACTCTATTAGGTCTTCTGAACGATCGCTTTACAGGCTTTCACACCTTATGGTCGTTCTACATTTCAGTATCTGGTGCTCTATTGGCGTATGTCGCCTCCACCTTCACCACGGCAGCGGCGAGCGGCGTTCGTATCATTCTGATCGTCGCATTCGCCATGTTCGCGGCAGTAAACGCGAACGCTCTACTTGACGTCCGAGACCAACGAGAGAATCTGGCGTCACTGGCAAACATAAGGGTTGCTTCTGACTTAGGAGCCGGGCTTATCAAGGAGCCCGAAGCGGTAGTGCTTCGGCAATTCATATCGAAGGGAGAGCCTCACTCCTTTGTCCGTGTGCTGACGTTCCATGTCGTTTCCGATTTACTTGTCATATTGGTTGTCTGGTACGTCCCTGGGGCACTCGCCCGAACGAAACGCGCACTCGCACTGAGTCAAACTCCAGTTGTTCCGCGTAATCGGCGTTATCTTGACCCAGCCCTCATATCCCGTGACGAGCCTGGGAACGTGTGGATTCTCGGCAAGAATTTTCCGATTACGACATCAATGGGTACCCTGATCATTCCCGAAGGGTTCAGGTTCGACCTCGCCTCCATACCCCGCGCATTTTGGTGGTTGCTCGCTCCGTTTGAACTCTCAGTGGCCGCACCATTAGTACACGACTATCTGTATTCCCATGCTGGCAAGCCAAGCGTTCCTGTTTCCCTATCAAACGAGAGCCTTCCTCCCCCGATTAGAAAGTCGCTATCCCGTGCCGACGTTGACCTTCTCTTTCTGGAAATTATGAAGGATGAGGGTGTTTCGTTCTGGCGCAGGTATCCAGCCTATGCGGCTGTTCGAGTATTTGGTGAACTCTCATGGGCTTCGTAA